The genomic stretch ttaagaaattatgaataatttagagTATCGAAAACAAGTTTCAAACAACTTATTGTACGCGTGCTTATTTTTTTGTACACGTGTGTAAAATTCAACTGTTTGAATCTTGTTttcgacattgtaaattattcgaaatttcttgaaaatttatcaTATGTCTTAAATGattacaatgtacaccgtcatataaaaaaattagaaaaaaaattgtcGAGATGTAGAAAATAAAAATGATTGCACCGCAGCCCAAAAAATGGTTGTACCGAAGTCTTACccatataaaattaattaactttTTCATTGAAgtcaattatttaaaaaaaaaagtgaaaatgtTAAAAGATTTTAGTCAAATAAATATGAGAGTTTCTATTTtagaattattttttaatatatatattttatataaaacgttggaaaatataaaataattttaagtgaattaaaatagtatattgttgtgTTATTGAAAGTAATTTTGACCAAAAAAAAATGAACAAGAGTATTTTGTACTACTTATGCATAAAAACACGTGTGTTAAAGTATTGAAATCATGAGAATGTAAAATGGTATGGATCATGGTGTTATAATGATTAATAGTTAACTATGCAGAAGTTTGGAATAGTTTTACTATTTTAGTTGAAAATTTTAATGGTAAAGTGTTGCTATGATTATAATTCAATATCCCACttctaaattgaaataaaaaggAAACATTAATTACTAAAAGGACAATAAAAAAATAAGAGGATTTATATTTACTccatttaatattatttttttttaaaatattacgtATTTATccaaaataacaaaaattaacCATTTTAAATCTTTAATGTCATTTATTAAATTTTACGCTTAACGAATCCAtgttaaaactttttttttttaaaatgaatcattataatatctaaaaaaaagtataacaacacaacaaaaaagaaaaaatattagaaaaattatataatataaaaataaaatttattatattcttttaattaatttttcataaatttatattaaagatTGTATTTTacctttatatttttttatttaattaaaatatttaaatttgtaatttaaaagttttcattttaattgttaataaagagaaacataattttatttattttatattttttgtaaaaaaaaaagtgtacaattcaaacataataaaaaaaatatataagatgttataaataattttttttttatctatagaaTATGGTGTATTCAGTTAActgtctttatttatttatttatgagatCTTAACATAACTGAAAAACAACTTGAGAGACACTAAAAAGAATATTGAAGAGAAAGAGACCTATAATAGAACCAAGAATCAAATTGATTCCCCCAAATATTAATTATGAgaacaaatcaaaagacaaaATTGAATTTACTTTACATAGAAGAATCTGTAAAAGAAACCATTGGAATAGGAGGTTCAAATACCCCTATTTGCCAAAAATATCCacattcttttttcttcttcttttagtGATTAAAAATAGGCACCTGTTATAAATTATCTTCAATTTAAAGCTGTAGATAATTTTGACTAGAGTATGATAAATTTAACCACAACATATTTAATCTAACAAGACTTACTTATATTTAAtcatttaacatatatatatattatgcagTAATGAATACTAGTTAACACATTAGTTTAACAGAACTAAATAAAATTTTAACATATTATATAATACAGGCTAAAGTTAACCATgaatatttaattctattaattaaattaataattgtgcCGAACAAATTACAAATTACCTTGATGTTAATATGTTCAAACGTATTTAATCTAAATTGACTAAAACCtccacaaaattaaaaaaaaaaattaaattatgttGACTTATTCCcctcaaaataaataaacatataaattcGGTTATCGATCATCACATATATTGCCATTGGCATTGCCACATCTAAAATTAGGTAGGTTAGTGAAAGCTATGAAAGAAAATACTTTGAATCGATTACTCTTAAGAAACAGAATCATGAATAAATAAAGGAGCAAAACAAATactaaatattaaaaataactGAATGTATTCTCAACCTATTTAAAATCAAAACTGATTCCATGACTTCTTGGTTCAAGACATAACATCTAAAATTTACACTCAAACAAAAAGACAACAATAAAGGGTTTAAAGTTCATCATGTGGGCTGACCACTCAAAATCGTTTCATGTAATATCAGTCACCAAACGAATGAAACGTAGAGCTGAGCTGATGGGAGAAACTAGTAGAATCATTTACCGCCCAGGGTTGGGAACTGTCCGGGATCTTCGATGGATGGGGCTGCCACGTTGCTAGGTGCGTATCCACCGCCATATCCACCTCTCGAACCACGGCCACGGCCACGACCACGGCCTCCAGAATAGAACCTCTCACCTTCAGCAGGCTTCAGGAACTCATTTATGGTAAGAGACTACATCCAAATAACAATGCAATTATTACGGTAGTATCACGAAGAATGAAATAAAACTAACCCTACCAATTGCATTTGCATAATTTTAAATTTGTCTGAAAACAAAAAACTCAATAAATTAGAGAAAACTGAAGAAAACCTTCTTCGCTTTCTCTTCCTTTTCAGCTGCTTCTTTGCGCTTATCCTTCTCAGATCCCTGAAGTGTAAATACCCAGTAAATACAGAATATTTATTAAGCTAAAATAAGGGATTTGTTTATTGACGAAAGTGCAAGTCCTACCAATTTGATAAATATGTCATGATTCTCCTTTTTACTTGAGATCTGctgcatggattcaaactcttttaaaTCAACCTTCCTTTCCTCTGTCCTCAAAGCAATCAGAGCCTTTCTCTTCTCCTCAAGCACCTTCTCATACTCTTCCAGAGTCATTTCCTGACAAGATACACAGCACGGAATCATATAATCAGATCATGATCAGGTATATACAATACCCAAAAATTACTCTATGCACAAAAAAAGATCCTTAGTCGAATAGTGCAATGTGAAGGATTGTGTAAATAAATCACCATTCAAAGCATAACAAGTCAAAATACCTTTCCCATCATTAAATTAAAAGTTTGAATGTCTATACAAAAAAAATGTCCACAAAACATGTGAACCCAAATAAAAAGTTTGATTACATCCTTCTTAATCTAAAACCTCAAACTAAGTTCAAGTAAATAATAAAGAATTAGATATAATCACTACGCTACCTCTTAaggcataaaaaaaaattaattataataataaataagtaaaactaCCTTGTCCTCAGGCTCCTTCTCTTCTGGCTCAGCCACAGGACTTTCCTTGTTGGCATCGGGAGTTTCCTCCTCTCCCAATGGCTTCTCAGCATCAACATTTTTCTCAGTTTCAGCAACAGGCTCTTCAGCCTCACTATTATCAGAGGAGAAATAAATGTCACAGATAGTAATGATGAAAATAAAAAGTCCTACTTCTCAAATTAGAAGTCCAACATTCCAAGAGAatgaacaacaaaaataaatattataaactcACGGAGCAATTTCATCTGTGGATGTTCCCCAATTCCCACGACCAGCACCTTCTCGCTTAAGCTCGTTTCTGCTCAAATGACTTAGAATCAATTTAAATATAAAGCTAATACACAATTAACAATCAACAATTGAACCTTAAAGGAAATTACTTACCCACGTCCAGTACCACTGCGACGTTCATAAGATCTTCGAGGACGTTCTCCTTCACCAGCCTCACCATTGCTAAAACCACCACGGCGTCCACCACGGAATGAACCGCGAGGAGCACCATAGCCACGCCTTTCAGAGGTCTTCCCTTCTCCCTCTTCAGATGGTCTACTGTACCCTCCAGAAAACCCATTGTTGCCAAAGGAATTCTCATTAGAATCCCGATTGAAACCACCAGCACCACCACGTCCCCGTCCATAGCCACGTCCCCCACCACGTCCACCTCCACGGCCAACTTCATTCCTAGACTCCTTCACTACAAAAATAAACAACCAAAGATGTAAAGATGCCAACAGCAAATCACCATGCAGAACATGTGTCACACAACACTTCTAAAATGCTTTTAATCCTTTGAATTTATTAACCAATAGCAAGTAGCAGAATGAAATGCCACCACGAAGAAAACAAACCTCAAGCATAAGAAATGAGACTTATAGTAGTACGATtctattaaaaaattatgaaattccagttaaccaaaataagaatacgGAAAAAAATTAATCACACTCCAAACTGAGTAAAATTATAGCATTGGCTATTTTTTTCTTGCCTAAATCTTGCACATAGTTTAgtctcattaaaaaaaataagaaaacaatgaACTTAAAAAGGCCATTCCCGCTAAAAAAAACAATACCAAATCTTGATAAATATACACAATCTCAATGAATTTTGAAGATTAAAAAAAGAACTAAAAACCAATATTTAACCCTAAATACCTAGTAATTTTCAAgaaagtaataaaaaataaaccCAATACGGAATACGCGAAAACGCAAACAAACACGACGCAAAGTTCAATATTTTAGCACTATTTTTTGTATTAAGCAAACAGAGACCAAGTTCATCAAAAATACAAGTCTGAAATGCAAAAACCAAAGAATACAAAAAGTGAAGCTCACCAGCTTGGGAAGGAGGAAGTGGCTTGGAGGGAAGCTTGGCAGGCTTAGCTGGCTGAGAAGCCGGAGCGATGGGCTTCTTGGTGTCAGCGGGAACAGGAAGCTTCTGTATGAGTTGAGAGAGGTCATCGTTATCATCATCACCCAAAAGGTCAAAAGGGTTCGCGGTTGCCATTTCTTAGAGTCCCGAAAAAGAATCCGATCCGAAAAACCCCTTGAAAAGCCCTCACCACCAACCTAAAACAGCAACCACGGAACCCTTATTGCTTATTCGAATCCATGAATCAGCGATTGGAGGCGATTGAGAGGGTGTAAAGGGTGTTCGGGAGataagaaaagagaaggaaagtgtAGGGAGAAAGAGAGTGAAGTGTTGTTGGTAACGAAGAAAATAATGGTAGTCTGGAAAAAACCCTAGCCGAAGCGGCAGAGAAATAAGGAAGTGGCTTAAcctaatcttaaaaaaaaaaaaaccctactCCTGGGTAGTTTTACGTTGCGGCCGGGTTCACTTTAACTgccttatattttattattatt from Humulus lupulus chromosome 5, drHumLupu1.1, whole genome shotgun sequence encodes the following:
- the LOC133778091 gene encoding RGG repeats nuclear RNA binding protein A, whose translation is MATANPFDLLGDDDNDDLSQLIQKLPVPADTKKPIAPASQPAKPAKLPSKPLPPSQAVKESRNEVGRGGGRGGGRGYGRGRGGAGGFNRDSNENSFGNNGFSGGYSRPSEEGEGKTSERRGYGAPRGSFRGGRRGGFSNGEAGEGERPRRSYERRSGTGRGNELKREGAGRGNWGTSTDEIAPEAEEPVAETEKNVDAEKPLGEEETPDANKESPVAEPEEKEPEDKEMTLEEYEKVLEEKRKALIALRTEERKVDLKEFESMQQISSKKENHDIFIKLGSEKDKRKEAAEKEEKAKKSLTINEFLKPAEGERFYSGGRGRGRGRGSRGGYGGGYAPSNVAAPSIEDPGQFPTLGGK